The genomic window ATAAAGGATAAACGTCCCAGGATTGTAGGCCCATGTACGTCCTGCGGTGTGTGCTATAACCAGTGCCCTCGCACCATTACTACAGAAGAGGAACTTGTGGGTAAACTCAGGTTTGCATACAGTGCCAAAAGTCTGCTTCCCCACCACAATGGACAGGATGGAGGTGCTGTTACGGCATTGCTGGCTTATGGACTGGAGGAAGGTTTGATCGATTGTGCGGTAGTAACCACCCATTCAAAGGATCAACCCTGGAAACCGGTTGCAATTATTGCTGAGGATCGTGCACAGGCGCTTGAGTCCTCTGGTAGCATGTATTCTCACAGCATGACAATGGAACAATTGATGCAGGCCATCCAGCAAGGTATGCGAAGTATTGCTTTTGTGGGTCCAAGTTGCAATATAGATGCAGTCCACAAGATGCAGCGTAGTCCCTATGGTTTTTTGCATCTGTTCATGAGAGCCAATGTGTTGCGTCTGGGACTATTCTGTATGGACACATTTTCGTATGAGGGCATCAAGGAATTTGTTGAAAACCATGGCATGAGACTTGCGGATATTGATGCAATGAAGATTCGTAAGGGTAAGTTTGAGTTTGAGCAGGCAGGTCAGATAAGCAGGTTCTCTCTATCCGAATTTGATGAATACAGGTCTAGCTCATGCAAGTTCTGTACCGACATGGCGGCAGAAAATTCCGATATAAGTTTCGGGGGTGTGGGTACGCCGGATGGTTGCACCACGGTTTTTGCCCGATCAAGTATTGGTTATGAGATATTCAATGAAGCTGTGGAAAATGGTTTCATAGAGGCCCGGCCCCTGGAGGATTATGAGATGGACAGGGTGCTCAATCTTGCCAGGATGAAGAAGGTACAGATGTATGGTGTAAACCGCAGGAGTAAAAAAGCCCGATGAGAAAATATTAGGCCCGGGGCCGTTCCTTTTGGAAGAAAAGCACAGTTTCGTTTAGTGTAACGTCCTTTATGGTTTTGGGGTTTATTGTGGGATAACAGTAATAATGGATAGTTTAAAGAATGGATAATTGGGAATGTTGATATAAAATTGGATGTGGCTGCTGCCAATAAGTTGAAAAAATAAATAAGAAAGAAGTAGTATTTCTTCCTCAAGGGAATGGGCACACTCTCAAAATATAAGTTCAAGAGTTTCTTGTCCGTTCATTCCTTCTTCTTTTCTTCTTTAAGGACAAACTTCTTTCCACAAAGGTCACATTTGCCTTCTTCTGTGACACTTGGTTGCCTTGGTGCATCACCGCCACAAACTCCACATTTTACCATTCTTTTCACCTCCCCAGGTTATATGCGGTTTAACATTGGTTAACAATGGATATATGTTTGAGCATCATTAAAAAATATCTATATTGAAAATTATATTACATAATTTATGGCCAAATGATAACATAAATTGTCAATATTTAGATAAAAGCGTTTGTTAAATTGGTTTAGCTGGAATTTGATACCTTATTCAGGTGTAACCTTCCTTTGTTACACAATCTTCCACTACCACCTTTTCTCCACCTATGGCAATAATGACGGCTCAATGAACGAAAGCCTCTTATAAATTTATTGTTTAAAGGTGTAATCGAATAGCAGGTAGGAACTCATAAAATCATATCAACTTTTGAAAATCATACGATATAAAACATAGTTTCAACCAATATTGATAATATCATATTTTGTGTAACACATACGCTATATAACGCTTACCGAGGCTTCATATCATGATCACAAAGGAACAGGTAGAACACATCGGCTGGCTTGCACGGGTCAATATCGATGAGGAGGATGCTTCCGAATTTGCATCGGAACTGAGCACAGTACTGGATTATTTCGGACAGCTGGATGAGGTGGATACCTCGGATGTCAAGCCTACATACCACGTTGCAGATATCATGAATGTATTCAGGGAAGATGAGCCAAGAGGTTCCCTGGAGCAGGATGCCATTCTTGCAAATGCTGAAGAGGTACAGGATGGCTACATTAAAACTCCAAAGATCATCTGAGGGCCAAAAAATGCTGGACGGTTTATCTGATATAAAAAACAGGATTGTTTCCTCATCAGCCGAGGAAGTTGTTGCCTCCTATCTGGAAAGAATAGAAAAAAGTAACATTAACGCCTTCACCTGTATTGCAGAAGATGCTATTGAGCAGGCTAAAAAAGTTGACTCTCTGGATATTGAAGGTCCTCTTGCAGGTGTGCCCATTGCAATCAAGGATAATATTTCCACAAAGGGATTATCCACAACCTGCAGTTCTGCCATCCTTGAAGGTTATGTGCCACCCTATGATGCTCACGTGATCGAAAGATTGCGAAAGGCCGGTGCAGTGATAATCGGCAAGTCCAACATGGATGAATTTGGTATGGGTACTTCCACTGAAACAAGTACCTATGGTCCAACTCTTAATCCCTGGGATACAGAAAGAGTGGCTGGAGGATCGTCAGGTGGCAGTGCCGCCGCTGTAGCTGCAGGGCAGGTTCCTGTCTCGCTGGGCTCGGATACAGGTGGCTCGGTGCGTTGCCCGGCGGCTTTTTGTGGGGCCGTGGGCCTGAAACCAACCTATGGGGCGGTCTCCAGGTACGGATTGGTTTCTTATGCCAACTCTTTAGAACAGATTGGCCCCCTGGCAAATCGTGTTGAAGATGTCGCAGCCCTGATGGACGTTATTGGCACATATGATAACCGGGATTCAACCTGTGTTAAACATAATGCCGGTTATACTGATACCCTTCAGGATGGTGTGGACGGGTTAAAGATCGGAGTTCCTGATGAATACTTCGGGGAAGGCATCGATGATAATGTACAGAAACTGGTATGGGATGCCATTGGTAAATTCGAGGACATGGGAGCTGAATACACAAAAGTTTCCATGCCAAACACGCCTTATGCACTGGCAGCATATTATATCATAGCCATGAGTGAAGCTTCTTCCAACCTTGCCCGTTTTGACGGTACTCGCTATGGCAATCGTTCAGAGGGGGAGAACTGGCATATGATGGCTTCAAAGACCAGGCAGGAAAAGTTTGGTGCAGAGGTAAAAAGACGTATCCTGCTTGGAACTTATGCTCTTTCTGCGGGCTATCATGACAAATATTATCTAAAGGCCCTCAAGGTCCGCACTCTTGTAAAACAGGATTTTGAAAGAGCCTTTGAGGATGTGGATGTATTAATGGCACCCACAATGCCAACTCCTGCCTTCAAGATAGGGGAAAAAATGGATGATCCACTGTCCCTGTACCTCTCGGATGTCAACACTGTCCCGATTAATCTCGCAGGGGTGCCTTCCATATCAGTGCCGTGTGGCTTTTCCGAAGGTCTGCCTGTAGGACTGCAGGTAATCGGGAACTACTTTGATGAAGCTACTATTCTCAAAGCAGCCCACTCTTTTGAGAAAAATACCGATCATCATACCAAATTGGCCGCAGAGGTGGTATAAATGGTATACGAAAATCCCGATGGTGTGATGGTAGGTCTGGAGATACATGTCCAGCTCAACAAACTTGCTACCAAGTTATTCTGTGGTTGTTCTACGGATTATCATACTTCACAACCCAATACTCATGTATGTCCGGTATGTATGGGCCTTCCCGGTTGTCTGCCGGTGCTGAACAAAAGGGCTGTGGAATATGCTATCAGGATCGGTCTGGCCCTAAACTGTGAGATTGTGGAACAAACCCAGTTCCATCGTAAGAATTACTACTATCCCGATCTTCCAAAAGGTTTTCAGACCACCCAGTATGATTACCCGATTGTCAGTGACGGCAGGGTGGTAATTGAAGGTGAGGACGGTGAACATGTCGTTCGTATCAGGCGTGCCCACATGGAGGAAGACCCGGGCAGACTGATGCATATGGGTTCCATTGACAGGTCCAAGGGTACACTGATTGATTACAATCGATCGGGCATGGCCCTGATTGAGATAGTTTCCGAGCCGGATATGCGCAGTCCCCGGGAAGCCAGACGTTTCCTGGACAAGCTGCGTAACATCCTTGAATATCTGGATGTCTTCGACAGTACCCTGGAAGGCTCGATGAGGGTGGATGCTAATATTTCCATAGGTGGCGGTGACCGAACCGAGGTAAAGAACATCTCTTCCCACAAAGGCGCCGAAAGGGCCCTGCTCTATGAAATCATGCGCCAGAAGAATATCAAACGCCGGGGGGAAGAAGTTGTTATGGAAACACGTCACTTTGACGAGGCCCGTGGGGTCACGATTTCCATGAGGACCAAGGAAGAAGAGCACGATTACCGCTATTTCCCAGAACCCGATCTGGTACCCATGAGGGTTGGAAGCTGGGTTGACGGTATCCTTGAGACTCTCCCCGAACTGCCGGATGCCAGGCGCAGCAGGTTCATTTCGGATTACGGGATGGTGGATACCCACGCCAAGGCGCTGACATCTGACATCAGGGTGGCGGATTTCTATGAAGAGGTTGCCTCAAAGGTAGACCCTGCCGCAGCAGCAGTCTGGGTTTCCGATGTTCTCAAGGGAGAGCTCAATTACCGTGATCTAACCATAGCTTCCTTTAACGTAGAAAATATGGTAAAGATCATTGAGCTGGTGGCCAGTGGTAAAATTACCGAAAAGGGAGCTGTGGAGATCATACGCAATATCCTTGATGAAGGTGGCTCGCCGATGGATATTGTGAAAGAGAAGGGTCTGCTGAAGGTAGAGGGTGATGTGGTCGACGAGGCTGTAGGGGAAGTTTTGAAAGAAAACCCCGACGCTTTGGAGGATTATTTTGCAGGTAAGGAAAAATCCCTGAACTTCCTTGTGGGCCAGGTAATGAAGAAAACACGTGGTCGTGCGGATGCCCGCTCAGTACGTGAGATGATGCTGGAGGAAATCGATAAGAATTATCGATGATTCCTCCTCCAAAACAATTATATGTTTTGAGGGCTATTTAGCCAGCCCGATACTATTAATTTAATTACAATTATTACAAAGGTGAGAATATGGCAAGATTCCCCGAAGCTGAGGAACGTATACTTAACAAGAAGATCTGCATGAATTGCAATGCCCGTAATGCTGTAAGGGCTGTTAAATGCAGAAAGTGTGGTTACAAAAATCTCCGTGTAAAATCCAAGGAAGTAAAGAGAGGCTGATCGGTCTGATGCAGGTGGAAGAGTACCTCAATGACATTGTGAAGAGGGACGGTTGTGTCCATCTGACGCTTATAGACCCCGCCTCCCAAAAACCCGAAAGAGCGGTAGAGATTGCAAAAGCTGCCGTTGAGGGAGGCACTGATGCGATAATGATTGGGGGTTCCACCGGAGCGATGGGTCAGGTTCTTGACCAGACCCTACAGCTGATGAAAGAACAAATTAATGTGCCAACTATTCTTTTCCCCGGCGATTCCGCAGGCGTGAGTTCATACGCCGATGCTATATTTTTCATGAGCCTGCTGAATTCCAGGGATATCAACTACATTGTTACCAACCAGGCGATGGGTGCGCCCCTTGTACGTAAATTCGGCATTGAACCCATTCCAATGGCCTACCTGATCGTGGAACCAGGCGGTACGGTTGGATGGGTAGGGGATGCACGTTTGCTACCCCGTACAAAACCGGAGCTTGCTGCAGCCTATGCTCTTGCTGGATCTTATTTTGGAATGCGCTATGTTTACCTCGAGGCAGGCTCGGGTGCAGAAAAACCGGTTCCAGTTGAAATGGTGGGTGCTGTGAAACATGCTATCGATAAAGGACACCTGATAGTAGGTGGAGGCATCCGCGACCGTAATGCTGCAGCTGCCTGCGCAAAGGCAGGAGCGGATATGATCGTGACAGGTACTGCCGTGGAAGATGCTGGCGATGTCCGCGCAAAGATTGCTGAATTTGTTTCTGCGATCAAAAGTTAAAAATGGATTTCCCTTAATGAGGTGGGGAAATGCTTAAAGTAAAAGGTATTTCAAAAATTTACGATTCTCCCTGCGGGAAAAAACAGGTACTTGAGGACATCAGTTTTACCGTACAGAATGGCGAAATACTTGGCATTACAGGTAAAAGTGGTAGTGGCAAATCTACACTACTTGAAATTTTGCGTGGAATAGAAACTTTTGACAGTGGAACGATTGAGATTGACGCAACGGCTATAAATCCGGATATGGGGCAAACCGGTCAACGTTTTTTGATGAGCAATAGTGCCCTTCATCTTCAGCGCAACTTCAGCCTCTGGTCCGGTAAAGCGGTTGAAAATATAATCCGCAGGCTTTATTATGCAAGGGAAGGTTACGAAGCCCTTCCGGAAAACGATCATCCCCTTTATGATGAAATGTATGAAGAGGCAATGGCCTATCTGGGTATTGTGGGTTTGAAGGAAAAAGCCCTGCATTTTTCTGGAGCATTGAGTGGGGGAGAGAAACAACGCCTCATTCTTGCCCGCCAGCTTGCATCCCGGCCATCCGTGCTGCTGCTGGATGAACCTGTCACAATGGCAGGTCCGGATTCCAAACAGCAAATACTGGACATAATTCTTCTTCTGAAAGAAAAACTCAACATTCCTATTCTGGTAGTATCCCATCTGCCGGAAATTTTGAGCTACCTTGCCGATGATATGCTCTACATTGATGAAGGAAAAATTGTGGCATCAGGTAGCTCTGGCGAAGTTCTGGATAAGTTCCTTCATGGAATGGCTGCTAAAAAACCTCTGGGTAATTTTTCAGAAGAGGTTTGTGTCAGGGCAGAAAATCTTGCCAAGCGTTATTCCCTCTGGAGGGTAGGCGAAGTTTTGGACCTGAAGGATATCTCTCTTTCTGTTAACAGGGGTGAGATACTGGGTTTGATAGGTCCTTCCGGAAGTGGTAAAACAACCCTGCTAAGGATGCTTGCCGGTCTCCTCGAACCCCAAAGCGGAAGGGTCCTTTATTCCCTTGAGGATAACTGGGTTGATATTTCCCGTTTCAGCCCGCAAAGAATGGAAATGCGCCGCAGAATGAGTATCATGCATCAGGAATTCACTTTGTCCCCTCATTCGACAATAGGACAGCATATAGCCTTTAAACTCAGGCTCAAAAGGGAGGGTGCAATAGAACACGCCCGCCAAAAAGCAGAGGAGCTGGGTATCTCTGAAAAGATGCTGGACACGATTTATCAGTTGCCAGATATGGCAGAGGCAGAAAAAGAACAATCCCTTTCAAAAATGGGACTGACACCACAGGTCTACCTTGAATTATTCCCCGCCTGGCCGGACCTTGATGTGGCCAAATATGCAGAACCTGTATTTGATGCTCTGGATCTTTCTCCTGACATACTTGAAAAGAAACCTGCACAGATAAGTGGTGGAGAACATGTGAGGTCCTATATTGCAGTATCTCTTGCCACATCTCCCGATATACTCATGCTGGATGAACCCTTTGGAGATCTTGACCCCGTAACTCTGAGAGATGTTACCAATTCTCTCAAGGAAATAAATCGCAGGTTTGGTACGACCATAGTTTTTGTCAGCCATCACATGGATTTTGTGAAAGAAGTGGCCCACAGGGCAGCTTTGGTATCCGGCGGTCAGGTGATTGAAGAAGGGGATGCACGGGACGTATGTGATAAATTTATAGAATCAACCGGTGTAACCTATATTGGAAAGGGTATTGAGGGGCTCCTTTCAAAGTAATTCTGATATTTTTGTGCTGACAAAGTTTTCAAGATGTGTGCTAATTCTTTCTTCTGCTTATTTTCATTTTGTTTATATATTATTGAAACACAATATACTGGTGGAGGTTTAATAAAATGTACGATCCTGTATATTATATGAAAAAATTTGGGCTTTTTACCGTGGGTCTGTATGCCCTGACCGAAGAGAAGATTAATGAGTATGTGAAAGACCTCGTCGAGAGTGGGGAAATTAACAGGGAAGAGGGTAAAAAGTTCGTGACGGACTTGATTGAATCCAAGAGAAAGCAGCAGGAGGAGATGGAGGATAAGATGTCTTCCCGTGTCAAGGAAGCTGTCAATAAATCCGATGTCGCAACTCAGGAACATGTAAAGAACCTGGAAGAAAAAATCGACCGTCTTGAAACGATGCTTGCAAAATCTATGGGCGAGGATGCACCCGCTGAGGAAAAAGGCAAGCATGAAAAAGATGATGAATGGTCCTGATGCCATTCATCCCTAATATCTCTTTTTTGATAACATGGTACCGGGTATTTCTCACAGATATTCAATGGTTAAGCGGTACGGGCGAATCATAGATGTACTCGTATCTAACGGATTTGGTTATTTTGTGGATAAAATGGGCCTCTGGTCAATGGGGTCTGTTCGCAGTCGTGTCAAGGATCGGTTTGGAAGGGAAAAGGAAATTGATACCCGTCCGGAAAGGGCACGGAAGGTACTTGAAGAACTGGGGCCCACCTATGTCAAATTCGGCCAGTTACTCAGCATGCGGGAAGACCTGATACCCCTGAAATACGCACAGGAATTTACAAAACTTCAGAACGATGTCCCCCCTTTTCCCTTTGAAGATGTAAAAGCAGTACTCAAAAGTGAACTTGGCAGGGATATACCTGAACTCTTTTCTGATTTTGATGAAAAACCGGTTGCAGCTGCATCTATAGGTCAGGTCCATAAAGCACGCCTTCATAGCGGGGAAGATGTGGTTGTAAAGATACAGAGGCCAGGTATTCGCCGCATCATTGAGGCGGACCTGGATATAATGTACAGTCTTGCCGGGTTTGCCCAGCAGCATATCGAGGAAATAAAACTCTACAACCCGGTAGCTGTTGTAGACGAATTGTCAAGGTCGATTCACTCGGAAATGGACTATACTCAGGAAGCAAGGAATATCGAACACTTCCTGAACAACTTTGAAAAAGATCCTGTTATTATAATTCCCCGGGTATACAATGATTACAGCAGCGACCGCGTACTTACCCTGGAATATATTGAAGGGGTAAAATGTAATAAATTTGAAAACCTGGCAAATGAGAATCTGGATCGGGAAAAACTTGCCACAAATGTTTCTGAAGCTTTTATGAAACAGGTTTTTGAACATGGCTTTTTCCATGCTGATCTCCATTCGGGCAACATATTTGCCCTGGAAGACAACAAAATAGCCCTGCTGGATTTCGGGATGGCGGGCCATCTTTCCGAAGATATGCGTGGGCTTTTGATAGATGCCCTTATAGCCATTACAAACGGGGATAGTACCCAATACATAGAGGTTATGCGTGATCTGGGAGTAGCGGATGAAAAACTGGATGTGCGTTCCTTCAAAGCAGATTATGATCATTTCCTTTTCAAGTATTATGGGCGCACGTTAGATCAGGTGGATGCCACAGAAGTCTCCTCTGAAATGTTGTCTCTTTTGCGTAAGCATCAGATAAAGGTTCCTCCGAATGTTGCCCTGCTTTTTAAAGGAGTAATGACTGTAAGTGGGTTTGCTATGCAAATGGTCCCGGATTTCAATGTAACTGAAATCGCCGAGCCTTATGCACGTAAATTCATGAAAAAACGCTTTTCTCCACGTAATATAGCCAAAAACAGTTCAAAGAATCTCTGGTATGTAAGCAGGCTTCTCAGTCGTGCCCCGTTGCAGCTTTCACACATTCTCGAGGTTGCCGAAAAAGGCTACCTGAATCTTAAATTTGAACATGAAGGAACCGACCGTCTCCTTTCGGAAATAAGTGTTGCCTCCAACCGGCTTGCTTTCAGTCTTATCATTTCTGCCATTATAGTTGGTTCTTCCCTGGTTATACAAACCGGTATGGAACCCCAGATGTGGGGAGTTCCGTTATTTGGTCTGTTTGGTTTCTTTGCTGCCGGGATTTTCGGTATGGGTCTGATTATATATATTATTAGAACTGGAAGTCTATAACATCACAATTTACATATTGCAAATATGCTAAATATAATGTCCATAAAAATGGAGGATTCCTATGACTGACCCCCAGATCGAAAGAAAACTTATCGAAATCATGCGTATTATCAATGAAAGTGACAGGCCTGTAGGTGCCCGTATCATTGCCGACGAATTACGCAACAGGGGTTACAATCTTGGTGAAAGGGCTGTACGTTATCACCTCAGAATACTGGACGAGCGGGGCTTTACTGAAAAGCACGGCTATACAGGTCGCTCCATCACATTAAAAGGCAAGGAAGAACTGGAAGAGGCCCTTATCGGTGACAGGCTTGATTTTGTAATCACAAGGATTGAGGACCTGATCTATCGCACAGATTATGATCCCGTTAAAAAGCAAGGGAATGTGATTGTAAATGTATCCTATGTGGACAAGGATGATTTTGAAAAGACTGCCGGCTTGATGAGAAGTGCAATTGATTACTCAATAAGTCCAAGGGTAGGAATTTTTGAAGAAGATTCGGAGGATATATTTGTTCCAACGGGGAAAGTGGGGATTGCGACAGTTTGCAGTATTACTTTTGATGGAATTCTCCTGCGGCATGGAATTCCGGTCAAACCTAACTTTGGAGGAATTCTTTCCGTGGAAAATAATGAACCAGTGGTTTTTAAAGACCTTATTTCGTACAGGGGCACATCTATAGATCCGATTAAGATTTTTTTGATGCGCCAATCAACATCGGTAACAGGATTGCTTCAGTCGGGTTTTGGAACCATATTGGCTAATATGCGTAGTATTCCACAATCTGCTGTTGAAAATGCCAGTCTTCTTTTCCAGCAATTGCATGAGTCTGATATAGGCGGGTTGCTTGCGATGGATAACGAATCGGGTAATGTGCTGGGCGCACCTGTAGATGTTGGCATGTCGGGGATTGTTGTTTCTGTAGGCGTAAATGCCCTGGCTGTTGTTGAAGAATACGGTATTGATGTAACTACCCGTCCGGTTTCAACGATTATGGATTATGGAACAATGAAACCCCTGTGAGATAATCTGTTTTCATTTTGTATTTAGATTGTAGGGTTTCAGGAATTGTCCTTCCACCTCATCTCTGTGGAATGCATTGTAACTACAGAAAGGAATAATCCTTCCGTCTGGTGTGGCATAATGGATCCCACAGCGGCAAACTCTTTCCAGGTCAAAATTATAGAGATCCTGGAAATGCATTGCTCCAACAAAAAGTGATTTCCGGTGGAATTGGCTGGTCACTTCCCTTTCTCCTTCCTTTATTATGTTAATCAGCATTTTTGTAATATTGATTGATTTGGGAGCCTTTTCCTGATCGACCAGTTTTGGGATTTCCCGGACTACCCTGGCAAGGTTGATAAGGTTCCTGGCTTTTGTACCGTTGAGATCCTGTGTGGCATCATCAAGCAATTCGATAAATCCCTCAACATCAAGGAAATCTGTAATCGGTATGATCCTGCCTTCCTCCACAAAAAGGTATGTTGCGGCTCCACAGTGTGGATGGACTGTAAATTCGGGGAGGTATTTTCCCTGTACTCCTTCTATAAAACGCGAGATGGGTACCACAAAGGGTATTGGGTACCAGGCATTTTCGGCCACTTCCCCTGAGGTCTGATCTGCAAGTCCCTTTATCAGGTCAGGAATTGTAAATCTCTGTTTTTCCCTGCTTTGCCTGTCAATTCTGCCGGTGAATGCCACAGGCTGAAAGTTGATTCCTTTCACCACGTCCAGCTTATCGGTGGCAAACCGAACAATATCGGCAAGTTGATCGTCGTTTTCCCCTTTTACCAGGGTTGGCACGAGAACGATACTGTGAATACCTGCTTCACGGCAATTACCGATTGCTTTTTCTTTTACAGGCAGGGCATTGAAATTACGTATCTTTTGGTAAGTTTCTTCTTTGACCCCATCAAAGGAGAGGTATATTGTATGCAATCCTGCATTTTTCAGTTTTCGGGCAAATTCAATATCTTTTGCGATTCTGACACCGTTTGTAGCTATCTGAATCTGGACAAACCCCATCTCCTTTGCCTTCTGGATCATGGCGGGCAGGTCATCTCTGACAGTTGGTTCTCCGCCTGAGAATTGTATTGCTGGACAGGGGGTTGGTTTTTCTTCCCTCAGGATTTTTAGCATATTTTCTATCTGCTGGAAAGTAGGTTCATAAATGAAGCCCCTGGTTTTTGCATTGGCAAAACAGATGGGGCAATTGAGGTTACAACGGTTTGTAACATCGATGTTTGCAAGAAGGGTTGTTGTTTTATGGGACGGGCACAGTCCGCAACTCAAGGGACAACCCTCATCATCTGAAGTCAGAGGGTTTGAAACTCCGTTTCCTTCATGACGATATTTCTGGAACTTTCGGTACAGGTTGGCATCCGACCAGTAAACTTCTTCGAATTTGCCATGTTCTGGACATTCCTTTTCCATCAATACTCTGTCATTATTTTCAAATATACTGGCTTCTATGACTTCCTTGCATTCCGGACAAACAGATTTAGTGCTATGCATATACGTACCCTTCCCACATGTGAACCTACGTTCTGCACCTATTTATCAGGTGCTTAAAAAAGGGAGGTATACATTACCCCGTCAGCAAACCTCCCTGAAATTTCACTTATTCTTCAAGTATTATTCTTGCGATATCATCTCCCACATCGGAGGTTTTAGCGCTGCCTCCCATATCATAGGTTTTGACATTGTTCTCCATGATATTTTGTTCAATGGCAGAAACAATACTTGCTGCAGCTTCATTTTCTCCGAGTTGGTCTATAAGCATGGAGCCGGCCCATATTGTGGCGATAGGGTTGACTTTGTTCTGCCCCTTGTACTTGGGTGCAGAACCGTGGATTGGTTCGAACATGCTGGTTCCTTCGGGATTGATGTTTCCGCCGGGTGCAAGTCCCAGTCCTCCCTGTATCATTGCGCCCAGATCGGTGATTATATCTCCGAACATGTTGGGGGTTACAACTACATCAAACCAATCGGGATTTTTGACAAACCACATGGTAATAGCATCAACATAGTTGAAATCTGTTTCAACATCGGGGTGTGTGGCAGCTACATTTTCAAATTCTTCTCTCCATAATCCATAGATATCGGAGAGCACATTTGCCTTGTCCACTGAAGCCACATGTTTGTCACGCTTTTCTGCAAGGTCAAAGGCATACTCGATAACCCTTCTGGTACCCTCTTTGGAGATCATTCCTATCTGATAGGCAATTTCCTCACTGTCGGTTTCTATGTCAAGGTCAAATTTTGCGGAGTACAGGGAACGTGAGACCTCAAGCATTTCCTTGCTGGTACCCTTCTTGGACCTTCCACCGATTCCGATATAGAAATCTTCGGTGTTTTCCCTTACCACTGTAAAGTCAATATCTTTCGGAGTTTTATCCTTTATAGGAGTCCATACTCCCTCGAGAAGTTTTATTGGACGCAGGTTGATGTACTGGTCAAAATAAAAACGTGCAGCAAGCAGAATGCCTTTCTCGAGCACGCCCGGGGCAATCCTGGGGTCTCCTATAGAACCCAGGTAGATGGTTGAATAGTCGGACAGTTCTTTGAGTGTGTCCTCGCCT from Methanohalophilus halophilus includes these protein-coding regions:
- a CDS encoding ABC transporter ATP-binding protein, with amino-acid sequence MLKVKGISKIYDSPCGKKQVLEDISFTVQNGEILGITGKSGSGKSTLLEILRGIETFDSGTIEIDATAINPDMGQTGQRFLMSNSALHLQRNFSLWSGKAVENIIRRLYYAREGYEALPENDHPLYDEMYEEAMAYLGIVGLKEKALHFSGALSGGEKQRLILARQLASRPSVLLLDEPVTMAGPDSKQQILDIILLLKEKLNIPILVVSHLPEILSYLADDMLYIDEGKIVASGSSGEVLDKFLHGMAAKKPLGNFSEEVCVRAENLAKRYSLWRVGEVLDLKDISLSVNRGEILGLIGPSGSGKTTLLRMLAGLLEPQSGRVLYSLEDNWVDISRFSPQRMEMRRRMSIMHQEFTLSPHSTIGQHIAFKLRLKREGAIEHARQKAEELGISEKMLDTIYQLPDMAEAEKEQSLSKMGLTPQVYLELFPAWPDLDVAKYAEPVFDALDLSPDILEKKPAQISGGEHVRSYIAVSLATSPDILMLDEPFGDLDPVTLRDVTNSLKEINRRFGTTIVFVSHHMDFVKEVAHRAALVSGGQVIEEGDARDVCDKFIESTGVTYIGKGIEGLLSK
- the tes gene encoding tetraether lipid synthase Tes gives rise to the protein MHSTKSVCPECKEVIEASIFENNDRVLMEKECPEHGKFEEVYWSDANLYRKFQKYRHEGNGVSNPLTSDDEGCPLSCGLCPSHKTTTLLANIDVTNRCNLNCPICFANAKTRGFIYEPTFQQIENMLKILREEKPTPCPAIQFSGGEPTVRDDLPAMIQKAKEMGFVQIQIATNGVRIAKDIEFARKLKNAGLHTIYLSFDGVKEETYQKIRNFNALPVKEKAIGNCREAGIHSIVLVPTLVKGENDDQLADIVRFATDKLDVVKGINFQPVAFTGRIDRQSREKQRFTIPDLIKGLADQTSGEVAENAWYPIPFVVPISRFIEGVQGKYLPEFTVHPHCGAATYLFVEEGRIIPITDFLDVEGFIELLDDATQDLNGTKARNLINLARVVREIPKLVDQEKAPKSINITKMLINIIKEGEREVTSQFHRKSLFVGAMHFQDLYNFDLERVCRCGIHYATPDGRIIPFCSYNAFHRDEVEGQFLKPYNLNTK
- a CDS encoding phasin family protein, with the protein product MYDPVYYMKKFGLFTVGLYALTEEKINEYVKDLVESGEINREEGKKFVTDLIESKRKQQEEMEDKMSSRVKEAVNKSDVATQEHVKNLEEKIDRLETMLAKSMGEDAPAEEKGKHEKDDEWS
- a CDS encoding ABC1 kinase family protein — encoded protein: MVKRYGRIIDVLVSNGFGYFVDKMGLWSMGSVRSRVKDRFGREKEIDTRPERARKVLEELGPTYVKFGQLLSMREDLIPLKYAQEFTKLQNDVPPFPFEDVKAVLKSELGRDIPELFSDFDEKPVAAASIGQVHKARLHSGEDVVVKIQRPGIRRIIEADLDIMYSLAGFAQQHIEEIKLYNPVAVVDELSRSIHSEMDYTQEARNIEHFLNNFEKDPVIIIPRVYNDYSSDRVLTLEYIEGVKCNKFENLANENLDREKLATNVSEAFMKQVFEHGFFHADLHSGNIFALEDNKIALLDFGMAGHLSEDMRGLLIDALIAITNGDSTQYIEVMRDLGVADEKLDVRSFKADYDHFLFKYYGRTLDQVDATEVSSEMLSLLRKHQIKVPPNVALLFKGVMTVSGFAMQMVPDFNVTEIAEPYARKFMKKRFSPRNIAKNSSKNLWYVSRLLSRAPLQLSHILEVAEKGYLNLKFEHEGTDRLLSEISVASNRLAFSLIISAIIVGSSLVIQTGMEPQMWGVPLFGLFGFFAAGIFGMGLIIYIIRTGSL
- a CDS encoding DUF128 domain-containing protein yields the protein MTDPQIERKLIEIMRIINESDRPVGARIIADELRNRGYNLGERAVRYHLRILDERGFTEKHGYTGRSITLKGKEELEEALIGDRLDFVITRIEDLIYRTDYDPVKKQGNVIVNVSYVDKDDFEKTAGLMRSAIDYSISPRVGIFEEDSEDIFVPTGKVGIATVCSITFDGILLRHGIPVKPNFGGILSVENNEPVVFKDLISYRGTSIDPIKIFLMRQSTSVTGLLQSGFGTILANMRSIPQSAVENASLLFQQLHESDIGGLLAMDNESGNVLGAPVDVGMSGIVVSVGVNALAVVEEYGIDVTTRPVSTIMDYGTMKPL